The following proteins are co-located in the Armatimonadota bacterium genome:
- a CDS encoding GNAT family N-acetyltransferase: MSTGFALRAYQPGDEAAVLALLRQVLGEGGRAFERTEAFWHWKHEANVFGRSILMLATQDEVVGVRAFMRWRFRSAHGPLGAVRAVDTATHPRARRRGVFSTLTRAAVAQAEAAGVDLIFNTPNRLSLPGYLKLGWTRVGRPLLLVRLVRPLRVLAAVRARRTPARPHAYTPGHEVVGRNGATPDAPGDLPQVREWLQAFDVERLLAEADRLEGEGIRTDRSVAWLRWRYAEAPTLPYQAVWTTDPGPAVLVVRMGARGGLREAMLSEVLASPRGVSALGKLVRWVVAAAAPDYLVAHAPWGSVRCRALLRAGFVPLPWVGPVLTVRPLSATARAAGLNRPGAWQLSLGDLEIF; encoded by the coding sequence ATGAGTACCGGGTTCGCCCTGCGTGCCTACCAGCCCGGGGATGAGGCGGCGGTCCTGGCGCTGCTCCGGCAGGTCCTGGGCGAGGGCGGCCGGGCATTCGAGCGCACGGAGGCCTTCTGGCACTGGAAGCACGAGGCCAACGTCTTCGGCCGGTCCATCCTCATGCTCGCCACACAGGACGAAGTCGTCGGGGTGCGGGCCTTCATGCGGTGGCGCTTCCGGTCGGCCCACGGCCCGCTCGGCGCCGTGCGCGCCGTGGACACGGCCACCCACCCGCGGGCGCGCCGTCGGGGCGTCTTCTCCACCCTGACGCGCGCCGCCGTGGCGCAGGCGGAAGCGGCGGGGGTGGACCTGATCTTCAACACTCCCAACCGCCTTAGCCTCCCCGGGTACCTGAAGCTCGGCTGGACGCGGGTAGGGCGTCCCCTCTTGCTCGTCCGGCTCGTCCGCCCCCTGCGCGTGCTCGCCGCAGTACGCGCCCGCCGGACCCCGGCCCGGCCGCATGCCTACACCCCCGGGCACGAGGTCGTCGGCCGGAACGGCGCCACCCCGGACGCGCCCGGCGACCTGCCGCAGGTGCGCGAGTGGCTGCAGGCCTTCGACGTCGAGAGGCTGCTGGCCGAGGCAGACCGCCTGGAGGGGGAGGGGATCCGCACCGACCGGTCCGTCGCCTGGCTGCGCTGGCGCTACGCGGAGGCGCCGACGCTTCCCTACCAGGCCGTCTGGACGACCGATCCGGGACCTGCGGTGCTCGTGGTGCGGATGGGCGCGCGGGGAGGCCTGCGGGAAGCGATGCTGAGCGAGGTCCTGGCCTCGCCGCGCGGGGTCTCCGCGCTGGGGAAGCTGGTGCGCTGGGTGGTGGCGGCGGCCGCGCCAGACTACCTGGTGGCGCACGCACCCTGGGGCTCCGTGCGCTGCCGTGCACTGCTGCGCGCCGGGTTCGTGCCGCTGCCGTGGGTCGGTCCCGTCCTCACGGTGCGGCCGCTCAGCGCCACGGCGCGGGCCGCCGGGCTCAACCGACCCGGCGCCTGGCAGCTCTCCCTGGGAGACCTGGAGATCTTTTGA
- a CDS encoding deacetylase produces the protein MPRPAFLVTIDTEADDLWARPRHLTTRNTAALPRFQALCERYGIRPTYLATYEVAVDPVFRDFGLDLLRRGAGEIGMHLHAWTTPPIVPLTDDDLTAQPYLIEHDTEVMRLKIGTLTRLLEETFGRRPVSHRAGRWALDARYARLLVEFGYRVDATVTPHVSWQDHRGAHGGGPDYRGFLSTPYFVDLEDIRRPGASPLLEVPVTVLPRSRPRPAALERLFARSRTGRRLLDRYLPAVWWLRPNGRNGGRLLEIVQRGIDRGVAHLTMVLHSSELAVGQSRVSRTRKALEDLYRDLERLFAAASRSCWPATLAEFSAAWAGRMAPVGAAAVG, from the coding sequence ATGCCGCGGCCGGCCTTCCTGGTCACGATCGACACCGAGGCCGACGACCTCTGGGCCCGGCCGCGGCACCTCACGACGCGCAACACGGCGGCGCTGCCGCGCTTCCAGGCGCTCTGTGAGCGCTACGGGATCCGCCCGACCTACCTGGCGACCTACGAGGTGGCTGTGGACCCGGTCTTCCGCGACTTCGGGCTCGACCTGCTGCGCCGCGGGGCAGGGGAGATCGGCATGCACCTCCACGCCTGGACCACTCCGCCGATCGTCCCGCTGACGGACGACGACCTGACCGCGCAGCCGTACTTGATCGAGCACGACACCGAGGTCATGCGGCTGAAGATCGGCACGCTGACCCGGCTGCTCGAAGAGACATTCGGCCGCCGCCCCGTGAGCCACCGCGCCGGCCGCTGGGCTCTGGACGCCCGCTATGCCCGTCTCCTGGTGGAGTTCGGCTACCGGGTCGACGCCACGGTCACGCCCCACGTCTCCTGGCAGGACCACCGGGGGGCTCACGGGGGCGGGCCAGATTACCGGGGCTTCCTCTCGACGCCGTACTTCGTCGACCTCGAGGACATCCGCCGGCCCGGGGCCTCGCCGCTCCTCGAAGTCCCGGTGACCGTGCTCCCGCGCTCACGCCCGCGCCCGGCGGCCCTGGAGCGGCTTTTCGCCCGCAGCCGTACGGGCCGCCGCCTGCTGGACCGGTACCTGCCTGCGGTCTGGTGGCTGCGCCCCAACGGACGGAACGGGGGGCGGCTGCTCGAGATCGTCCAGCGGGGCATCGACCGCGGCGTGGCGCACCTGACGATGGTCCTGCACTCCTCGGAACTGGCGGTCGGCCAGAGCCGGGTGTCGCGCACCCGCAAGGCCCTGGAAGACCTCTACCGCGACCTGGAGCGCCTCTTCGCCGCAGCATCCCGGTCTTGCTGGCCGGCCACGCTGGCGGAATTCTCCGCCGCCTGGGCGGGGCGGATGGCGCCGGTCGGCGCGGCCGCAGTGGGATGA
- a CDS encoding glycosyltransferase, with the protein MGVTPHRLRVLLVIKGLGVGGAERLLERAIPYLDRETFEYQVAYLLPWKDALVPPFRAAGIPVHCLEYRAPLDLRVIRRFRALVRRERFALVHAHLPVAGLLARLGRRLGDVPRVIYTEHGLPSHYRWPTRWANVLTYRWADAVIAVSEAVAAGVRPYIKGDRPRLVTIVNAVDADGMTTTPESREAVRREFGIPADAPLVVTVGNLRPVKGHAVLLTAARRVLAAEPRARFLIVGVGPLAEHLPREARRLGLDGQVIFTGFRADATSIIAASDVYVLPSLDEGLPVSLLEAMALGRAVVATRVGGIPEVVLPDRTGILVEPNDPERLAWEVLGLLQTPERRRQLGEAAQAAARQRYGMGPMVTAIEQLYREVVA; encoded by the coding sequence ATGGGCGTGACACCGCACCGCCTGCGGGTGCTGCTGGTGATCAAAGGGCTGGGCGTGGGAGGTGCGGAGCGGCTCCTCGAGCGGGCCATCCCCTACCTGGACCGGGAAACCTTCGAGTACCAGGTGGCCTATCTGCTGCCCTGGAAGGATGCCCTCGTCCCGCCGTTCCGGGCCGCCGGCATCCCGGTGCACTGCCTGGAGTACCGCGCTCCGCTGGACCTGCGCGTGATCCGTCGGTTCCGTGCCCTCGTTCGGCGTGAGCGGTTCGCCCTGGTCCACGCTCACCTCCCTGTGGCCGGGCTGCTGGCACGGCTGGGCCGGCGCCTGGGAGATGTCCCGCGGGTGATCTACACCGAGCACGGCCTGCCGTCCCACTATCGCTGGCCCACCCGGTGGGCCAACGTCCTCACCTACCGGTGGGCTGACGCCGTGATCGCGGTCTCCGAGGCGGTGGCCGCGGGCGTGCGTCCCTACATCAAGGGGGACCGTCCGCGCCTGGTGACGATCGTGAACGCGGTCGACGCCGACGGGATGACGACCACCCCGGAAAGCCGTGAGGCGGTACGCAGGGAATTCGGGATCCCGGCGGACGCACCGCTCGTCGTAACGGTCGGCAATCTCCGTCCGGTCAAGGGCCACGCCGTGCTGCTGACGGCGGCGCGGCGGGTGCTGGCGGCCGAGCCCCGGGCGCGTTTCCTCATCGTGGGGGTGGGCCCATTGGCTGAGCACCTGCCGCGGGAGGCCCGGCGCCTCGGGCTGGATGGCCAGGTGATCTTCACGGGCTTCCGCGCCGATGCGACCTCGATTATCGCGGCGTCGGACGTCTACGTCCTGCCATCGCTCGACGAGGGGCTCCCCGTCAGCCTGCTAGAGGCGATGGCCCTGGGGCGGGCGGTCGTGGCTACGCGCGTCGGCGGGATTCCCGAGGTCGTCCTCCCGGACCGCACCGGGATTCTGGTGGAGCCCAACGACCCGGAGCGCCTGGCCTGGGAAGTGCTGGGACTGCTGCAGACCCCCGAGCGTCGTCGGCAACTGGGCGAGGCCGCACAGGCGGCGGCCCGACAGCGGTACGGTATGGGGCCCATGGTGACGGCCATCGAGCAGCTCTACCGGGAGGTGGTCGCGTAA
- a CDS encoding glycosyltransferase family 4 protein — translation MPLPTSAGSATRSSPSDPRQAPAPLGAGPAVLQVIQEGTLRGAEVFALDLSAALRRAGWSVVLLSLFRVEASFAEAAAAAEVPLVTVAAGGRAAGFDPRVLVGVRRHIVRGRFGVVQANGAATLKYLAAARLTGREPWTLVYRAIGIGSFWRRGWRGRLYRPLLQRPHRIVAVSGAVRDDLTASGVSPQRVVVIPNAVDPARLAGHPLERAAVRSRLGIGEEERVLVYAGSFSPEKQVPAVLEVVRRCRASGLPVRAILVGDGPERGVLAEALGHDGLRQAVALLPPHPRVAPFLRAADLCLLPSRTEGMPALLIEAGLLGVPAVAYRVGGVGEVVENGVTGTLVPPGDLSGLAAAVMALLRDDARRQAMGRAAVARCRRFTIDAVASTYAALYQGLMPHGVGRPSTGDGAGRWA, via the coding sequence ATGCCACTGCCCACGTCCGCCGGGAGCGCGACAAGATCATCACCCTCTGACCCCCGCCAGGCCCCGGCGCCGCTCGGGGCCGGGCCGGCCGTCCTGCAGGTCATCCAGGAGGGGACGCTGCGCGGGGCTGAGGTCTTCGCCCTGGACCTGTCGGCCGCGCTGCGCCGGGCGGGCTGGTCGGTGGTGCTGCTGAGTCTCTTCCGGGTCGAGGCGAGTTTCGCCGAGGCGGCTGCCGCGGCAGAGGTGCCGCTCGTGACGGTGGCGGCGGGAGGCCGGGCGGCCGGCTTCGACCCTCGGGTGCTGGTCGGAGTGCGCAGGCACATCGTGCGCGGGCGGTTCGGCGTGGTCCAGGCCAACGGTGCGGCGACCCTGAAATACCTGGCTGCGGCCCGGCTGACGGGCCGCGAGCCCTGGACGCTCGTCTACCGGGCCATCGGGATAGGCTCGTTCTGGCGCCGGGGGTGGCGCGGCCGCCTCTACCGTCCGTTGCTGCAGCGGCCCCACCGGATCGTCGCGGTCTCCGGGGCGGTGCGGGACGACCTGACGGCCTCGGGGGTTTCGCCGCAGCGGGTCGTGGTGATTCCGAACGCGGTGGACCCCGCCCGCCTGGCCGGCCACCCGCTAGAGCGGGCTGCCGTCCGCTCCCGCCTGGGCATCGGGGAGGAGGAGCGCGTCCTGGTCTACGCAGGGAGCTTTTCGCCCGAAAAACAGGTCCCCGCTGTCCTCGAAGTGGTTCGGCGGTGCCGTGCCAGCGGCCTCCCGGTGCGTGCGATCCTCGTCGGGGACGGCCCCGAGCGCGGTGTCCTGGCAGAGGCGCTGGGCCACGACGGTCTGCGGCAGGCTGTCGCGCTCCTGCCACCCCACCCGCGCGTGGCGCCGTTCCTGCGCGCAGCCGACCTCTGCCTGCTGCCCAGCCGGACAGAGGGCATGCCCGCGCTGCTCATCGAGGCCGGCCTCCTCGGCGTCCCCGCCGTCGCCTACCGCGTGGGCGGGGTGGGGGAGGTGGTCGAGAACGGCGTCACCGGCACCCTGGTCCCGCCGGGAGACCTCTCCGGGCTGGCGGCCGCCGTCATGGCCCTCCTGCGCGATGACGCCCGCCGTCAGGCCATGGGGCGGGCCGCGGTCGCCCGCTGCCGGCGGTTTACGATCGACGCGGTGGCCAGCACCTATGCGGCGCTCTACCAGGGCCTGATGCCCCATGGGGTCGGGCGCCCATCTACAGGCGATGGAGCGGGGCGATGGGCGTGA